From a single Miltoncostaea oceani genomic region:
- a CDS encoding type IV pilus twitching motility protein PilT, which translates to MAIEYPYNIDQLLQEMVDQDASDLHLRVGQPAMLRVKGDLIPVHARHVIDADAMKELFRGLLTQTQSSAKIETLRQEKELDLAYALEGQARFRVNVFFERGMLSAVLRKIPEVIPLPEEIGLPEVMNRMAELQRGLVLVTGPTGSGKSTSLAAVIRRINETRPVSILTLEDPVEFIHQPAKAVIRQREVGKDMHSFARGLRAALRQDPDVILVGEMRDLETIEIAITAAETGHLVFGTLHTRSAEATIDRVIDVFPSAQQDQIRTQLSNSLAAIMCQALLPTADMRGRCAAHEVLVMTPAVRHLIRGHKPSQIRSTMQTQAGIGMQTMDKSLADLVISGRADEQVARERAQDPAEFDKLIASANQTAAPAPAQKRSRRGRGGDDSPEVGAGVSMGGS; encoded by the coding sequence ATGGCCATCGAATACCCATACAACATCGATCAGCTCCTGCAGGAGATGGTCGATCAGGACGCCTCCGACCTCCACCTTCGAGTCGGACAGCCGGCGATGCTGCGGGTCAAGGGGGACCTGATCCCCGTCCACGCCCGCCATGTGATCGACGCGGACGCCATGAAGGAGCTCTTCCGAGGCCTGCTGACACAGACCCAGTCGTCCGCCAAGATCGAGACGCTGCGCCAGGAGAAGGAGCTCGACCTCGCCTACGCCCTCGAGGGACAGGCGCGCTTCCGCGTCAACGTCTTCTTCGAGAGGGGCATGCTCTCGGCCGTCCTCCGGAAGATCCCGGAGGTCATCCCCTTGCCCGAGGAGATCGGACTCCCCGAGGTGATGAACAGGATGGCGGAGCTCCAGCGCGGTCTCGTGCTTGTCACCGGGCCGACCGGCTCGGGCAAGAGCACCAGCCTCGCGGCGGTGATCCGCCGCATCAACGAGACCCGTCCGGTCAGCATCCTCACCCTCGAGGACCCGGTCGAGTTCATCCACCAGCCGGCCAAGGCGGTCATCCGCCAGCGCGAGGTCGGCAAGGACATGCACTCGTTCGCGCGCGGTCTGCGCGCTGCACTGCGCCAGGACCCGGATGTGATCCTCGTCGGCGAGATGCGAGACCTCGAGACGATCGAGATCGCGATCACCGCAGCCGAGACCGGCCACCTCGTCTTCGGCACCCTCCACACCCGCTCGGCGGAGGCGACGATCGACCGCGTCATCGACGTCTTCCCCTCCGCCCAGCAGGACCAGATCCGAACCCAGCTCTCGAACTCACTCGCCGCGATCATGTGCCAGGCACTTCTTCCCACCGCCGACATGAGGGGCCGCTGCGCCGCGCACGAGGTCCTCGTGATGACGCCGGCGGTGCGGCATCTGATCCGCGGCCACAAGCCGTCGCAGATCCGCTCGACCATGCAGACCCAGGCCGGGATCGGCATGCAGACCATGGACAAGTCCCTCGCGGACCTGGTCATCTCCGGCCGGGCCGACGAGCAGGTCGCCCGCGAGAGGGCGCAGGACCCTGCCGAGTTCGACAAGCTGATCGCCAGCGCCAACCAGACGGCCGCGCCCGCGCCCGCCCAGAAGAGGAGCCGGCGCGGGCGCGGCGGTGATGATTCGCCCGAGGTCGGGGCCGGTGTCAGCATGGGCGGCTCGTAG